Within the Leptospira stimsonii genome, the region GACAGAGCTCCGCCATGCTGTAGAGATTTTTGCGGAGGAAGTCAAACTTGGAAGTCATAGAATTTATTAGGACCTGTAGATTTGATAACAAGGTTCCGCACGAAATTTAGCACGGAAAGTGGACAAAAGTTCAGGTACTCAGAATCCTTCTTAAAAACAGGTTTTGGTCAAGAAGATTTTCTTTTGAGTAAGATCTTGTCTCCGATTTCCTGGATCTTTGCGGCTGGAATTTTCTTTCTCTCTTTCGAAAGTGGATTGAGGGATGTTTTCACGAGTAAGAATTCTAACTTTCCGTTTTTGGAAACCGCTTCTTCGACGAATCCGGCTTCGGAGCCGTCGCTGTTCAGAACCTTGAGGCCTTTGTATTTTTCAAAAGGAATCTTGTTCAAAAGAATCGCGTCCACTCCTAAAGTACGAACAAAGTCGATTCCGACAAAAAGGTCGGGTTTCATAAAGCCTTGATCGATCGTGATTCCGGTGATTCTTTTTTCGACACGATCGATATGGAGTTTGACCACAACTCCGAGAATCTGACCTTCCGGATCTAGGGCTTCCTTTCCGAGAATATCATCGGAAGTGATTATGTTACTTTCGTTTGTCATAATCTTTCTTTAATAAGACATTCTTAATGGAGGTTTCAATATCTTCGGGATAAAATTCGATTTTTGGGGAGAATGGAAATTTCCGAACCCAGAAACGGATCAGTTTGGAAGTTCCCGGTGAAACTTGAATCGAAACTACGGATCCGAGAAGTCTCGCGTTTTTGTCGTAGACTCTTTTGCCGAGGAGGTTGCTCGGAGGATCGATCTTTAAAAGGATTCTTTCTTTGGAATCGGACTTGAGATATTCTTTCGAAAAGTAAATTTTACGAAAACCCTTAAGGACGACGATTCCCGAGAGATTTCCGGAAAGAATACGGACGTCGATCAATCTTCCGGAGTTCTCTCCGGATTTGGAGAGAACGTTTTTTCCTAGGGAGGTCCAAAAACTTTTCGAGTCTTTGAATTCTTTTTCTTTATCCGCGAATAGAATCATCTGATTCCAGCATTCAGAAGAATTATAAAGAATCCAATTCTTTTTGTTTTTCAGATCATTCCGGAATTATGAAGAATCTGCCAGATCAAAGAGAGAAAACTTCCGTATTGAGTGACGAAGGCCGTAAAACGAATGTTAACCGCGATCTCGGAACCGGAACTCAAATGTGCAACTGTTTGGACAAGTCTCGCCCCTAAGATGACTTTGGCGACGAGTGCGAATGTGGAATCGAGGACTCCCACAAAAGCGCCGATCAAAACCAAGGTTGCGAAGATCGGAAGGTTTTCCACGCAGTTTACGTGCGCTCTGTTCAATCTCCAATAAAAACTGCTTCCGTGCTCCACTCCGGAGGGAAACTCGTTCGATTTCTTTTCTCCTTTTAGGACCTTAAACGTACGAATACTAATCACACCGATACCAAGAAAGATGGTCCAGATTGCGAAACCGATCAACGCGATGATTGCAGGATTCATTTTTTCTCCACTCTTTGTTTTTCGGAGAATGGAATCATTCTTCTGTAAGAAGGCAAGTCGATTTTCAAATCGATCGCTTCTTCTTTCGAAAAGAATCCGTAGGGTTCACTGAAATTTAAAAAAGGAAATCAAGTTTCGAAAACGAAAAAAAAACTTATTCATAGAAGGAGCGACTTTTCGATTCTCCCGATTCGCATATGGGTTATACGATTCGTATTCTCATTGTTTGGCAGAGATCAGTTCCAAAATATCTTTCTTTCGAATGATCGATTCGGAACTTCCGGCCGTGTTCCATTCGTACATTTTAAATCGAGAAGAACGTTGTAAGAATATGATAAAATCCTGATTCTCCTCGTTTACTTCTTCCGAGGAATGATACGAAAGATAGATGGGAGAAACGGAAAGCCCGGTGCCGTAATAGAGAACGTGAAGTTCGAGAGAATTTAAGAAGTTCGCCGGTAGAACCGAGATGCTTCTCTCTTCGGATTCACCTTTTAAGATTTCCAGAATTTCGAAATGAGAGATTCTTCTTTCGAAATCGGGCACTTTTTTTTGAAGTGTTTTCCGAATTCCCAATTCCTTCAGGAGTTTGGAATGAATCTTAATTTTTGTTAGAGAAAAAGAAGGGTTGGCCGATCGGACCAAAAATATATACGGAGAACTTCGGACTAATTCTTCGAGAGTGATTGTTTGGTAGTGAATTTGGCTCATACAAAAAAAAGGAATCCATAGAAAAATCGAAAGGATCAAGAAGAATTTGTTTTTAGAAAGATACATGCGGGAATTCCGAAACGTAATTTCGATATTAGGAATTACGAATTTTTCCGTCGAGAAAATCTCGAATTGTTAAATCGGGAACGGAGGAAACATTCTTTTTTCTTATCGAATATGACTTGAATTCTATCCCATCCGGATAGGATTTTCAAAAAACGAATACTTTCAAAATTTATAATATTTTGTTCGGGTAGATTCAAATGGTTTCCGTTTTTTTTTTTTTTTGATCGAATGGAATCGAAACTATTTTTCGATTTTTTCTTCCGTGAAAAGAAGTATTTCGACTCTTCTTATTTTTGTTTTGATGCCGTTTCTTGCAAAGAAAAAAAGACAACAGGGCTCTTCAATTTATGTTGGGTGTGACCCTTTGTAGTTTGCCCGCGAATAACGTCGTCGAACTCGCGACTCCGAACGAAGTGAAAGTTTTTCCTTGGGGCGCTGTTGCGGCGCTCTATCAGAGAACGAGAAGTTATGATCAAGATTCCAATGAGAAAGTCACGTTGTCTTTGAGTTTGGATGGAAAGAATGTTTCAAGCAGAACGCTCAAACCTTTGGTTCAAGGCGGTTATCAGGCTCAGTATTTTTTAAAGAAGCGAATCGATTTTTACGCGGCCAATCACAAGGCCGTCGTCTACAAAACAAATGATTCGGGGCAAAGCTGGTCTCCGTTCCCTTTTGCTACGAATTTTTTGGGGTTGCAGATCAAAGTAACTTTGATTGGGTTCAGTTTGCGGATGTAAATTCGGGAATCCGATTTTCTTCGGCGAGCACTTCCGATGCTTCGAATTTCAATTCTTATATGGAACGCACGACGGATGGGGGAAACACTTGGGACCAAGCGGATTTATCTTCTCAGTTTTATTCCGTTTCCAATGTTTTGCTGAAATCATCCCAAGAGGTAATTCTGATCGGATCGATTCAAGGTCAAATCGGCGCCTATAGAATTTACCATTCGAACGATGCGGGCGGAACGTTTGTGCAAAACAATGGGAGCTACTGCTTCTTACGCAAAGTTTAGTTTTTCGGACGCATCGAATGGATGGGTCTTTTCCATTTCCGATCCCTTACTACGGACCGGAGACGGCGGTCTTACTTGGACTTCCGTCACTCACGATATGACCGGAGGTTCTTTTCAGGTCGTAGAATTCTTAAATACAACGACCGGTTACGCACTTTACGGGCCGTATCAATCCTACAAATTTTATAAAACTACGGACGGAGGAGCGAACTGGACCTTGATTCCGCTTCCTTTTTCAAACGGCCGATTGGACGATACCTTTGATGCGGGTGCCGAAAAGATTTACATCGCCTATAAAGCGAAACTTTTCGGTTCGAACGACGAGTTTGCGACTGTTGAAGAAGCCGACCTCGGATTGAAATTGAGAGAATATTCCTATTCGAATGCGGTTGTGAATCCGGCTTGTTTTATGTATTGCCTCTAAAACGATTCATTCCTAAAAGAAGGAACCAACTTTCGTCTGTTTCTTCTTTTAGGTGTTCGTCGGATGGTGAATTAGAATATTTTAAAGTTCTAATCTCCGTCCGCGTTCGAAGGAAGGGCATTTGCTCCGAGAATTCCGATGACTTCGGTCGCGAAGGTGTTTCTTAGGTCCTTGAATAGATCGTAGACTTGTTCGTCGACAAAAGTCAAATTTCCGGTCAAATCCGCTTTTAACGTGGCGGATGCGTTGATTCTACTCTGGAGATTGTTTTTGAGAGTGGTCATTTTGTTTTTAACTCTCGTATCCAAAGAGCTATTCTGCAATTTTACAAGATAACTTAGGGACCTGGAATCCGCTTCCCCGTTGCCCAAGTAAACGAGTTCGAGACCTTCTACCGAAGAAAGTAGATCTCGATAGGAGGAATCGCTGAAAATCGACTCCAGCTTCGCGGGATATTGAGTTGTGCCGGCGAGTGTCAATCCGGCTGGAACACCGATACGAATGTCCTGGTTGGTATATTCCAACTGAACGATCCCGTTGATAAACGAATCGACCGCATCCTTGATTCCGTTAAACGAATTGGAACCTGTCGCCAACTCGTTTGCGAATGAGGAGTTCCAAGAGTTATAAAGTCTTTGGCAATCGAGTTGGATAACGGTTGCGAGAGATGCAATGTATGCTCTTCTTCCCGCATTTCCGTTTGCCGTATTGATCGCTGTCGCGGTTTTCGTTCCGGTTCCGTCGTCGAAGATGAAATATTCCAATGCCGCAAACCCTTTTCTTGTGAGCGGATAACCGTCGACCGTGCTTGAAGAAGGACTTGTTCCTGCCGCCGTATCTAAGTCGGTGGAAACCGGTCGATTGGTTTCCCCCAAAATATATCCATCCAATCTATGGAAGTAAGTGGAAGGAAGGTAGGATCGGTTGATGTAAAAAATCTCCACTTGTTTAAAGAGTCTTCTCGTTGCCAGCCACTGGGTTTGAAGATCGGCAAGAGTAGTCGTATTTTGAGTCGTTTGGTACGTCGCGGCGCTTGTCTTCAATTGATTCGAAGCGACCAAGAGTTTGTTGAACTGAGGAACCGCCACTTGATTGGCGGTATAATTCAAAAATTCTCCCGTACTCGCGTTTGCAAAAAGGGCGACCATCAAGGTTTCGGCGCCGGAGATCTTCCCGATTTCCTCACAACGGATTCCCGGAAGAATCACAAAGAAGGTCAAAAGAAGAATTTTGACTTTTTTTGCAAGTTCGGCGCTTTTTCTGAGTTTATTAGAAAATTCTAAACTTCTCATAAAGACTCCAGGAAAAGGATCAGTTTGTCGCGATCCGCTTTCGGTAGAGCGATAAACTTATTCTTCGAATTGAGAGCCTCTCCTCCGTGCCAAAGAATCGCTTCCTTGTGACCTCTTGCTCTTCCATCGTGAAGGAGGTTGTTGTGACCGTTTACTTTTTGAATGAGACCGGTTCCCCAAAGTGGAGGGGTTCTCCATTCCGTTCCGGTCGCTTCGAAGTCTTCGCGATTGTCGGCGAGATCGATTCCCATATCGTGAAGAAGAAGATCCGTATACGGTTTGATATGTTGAAAAGAAATTTCCGGAAAACCGTCGATCGCGCCGGTGAAGATATACGGTTTGTGACAGGCGTTGCATCCGACTTGTGTAAAGAGTTCTTTTCCACGAACCACATCCGCGTTTGTCCAGTTTCTTCTTCCGGGAACGCTTACGAGTCTCGTGTACAAGGTAACGAGGTCCGCAGTCTTTTTGGAAATTTCGGTTCCTTCCGCAGTTCCGTTGTTTCCGGGAGTGGAGGCAAGGCAGTTGGCCTGTGCGGCAGTGCAATTTTGAGTCGGAAAGAGCGGGCTTGTGATTCCTATATCTCCTAAGAAGGCGCCTTGGTTTTGCTGATTTAAGTTCGGTTCGTTCGCCTTCCATCCGAATCGACCGAGAACTTTCTTTTGAAGTTTTGCATCCCATACAGTATTCGGTTTTCCTGATATACCGTCTCCATCCAAATCATTCGGATCGGCGAAAGAAAGAATCGTGGATTCCGGTATCGCTTCCAAAAGTCCGAGTCCGGGAATCATCGGAGAAGTGCGGGGAGATTGATTCACGACGGGAGGAGTTCCGAAGGCCCAAGCGGATATCGTAAACGTCGGTCTTCGGAGAGAATAGGCTTCGCCGTCAGGAAAGGTTCCCGGTTCTTCCGCAAAAGTTACCGTTGTGGTTGCTTCTCCAGGAACTAAAGGTGGCCCGGCCACGCCGTGATCGTTGATCTGAAGTCCGTAGTTGTCCAGACCGACTGGGCCGCCGGTAATTGGATCCTTTCCATTCTTACTAACTCGAATCAACATCGTGGAAAAAACACTGCTTCCGCTTGCGGGTGGGGTTCCTCTTCCGTCTTTTACGTGACAACCGTTGCAAGAGGTGCTGTTGAATACGGGACCCAAGCCGTCGGAAGCGGAATTTCCGCCTTGAACCCAAAGACGATTGAAGAAAGAATTTCCGCCTTGAAAGTCTATGTTTCCGCCGTCTCGAAGATTAGCCGCAACCAAATCGAACGCGTTCACCGTACTATCAAAGGTCGTCGTAAATCCGCCGGAATATTGTTCGCCCGGATCCAGATTTTGGAGGACAAGAAGAATGGTGGCCAATTCTAGATCGTTGTTTTTTTTCTTAGGATCTAAAATTCCGCACTGTGAGAATAAAACGAAAAGAATCCCAAAGAGGAATCCTTTTCGTATATTAGAATATGTTGAAACCTTGAAGGAAGAAAATTCTTCCTTCATTTTCTTGATTTTGTTTTTCATAACGATTCATCTTTTGTTTTTTTATTTTCTAACTTATATAGAGAAGTCCGTGATCGAAACGCCGACCGCTTTCGCCGCGTCAGTGATCGTTTTTTTCAGAGTATCTCCGATCAATTTCTGAGTGTTAAAAAGAATATTGTATTCGGAGTCCGTGTTTCGGATGATCTGATCGTAACGACCTGTCAAAGATCCGGTAGGACAGGAAGTAGTGTAGTTTGGATCCGCGACCTGCTCGGGAAGATTGAGGCAGAATACGTCTCTCGAAGCGGTGACTTGGGTTGCGATGGGCGGAGCGGTGAATGTTCCAAAAAGAGTGCTCAAACCTGGACCGGTGGAAAGTACGGTCCCTTTTTTGATTTGATAGGATCCGTTCCAAACATTTAGAACACCTTGTGCGTCATAGTAAAAGTCCGCTTTGGTTGTATCGCTAAAACAAGAATGTTCCTCTTCTTGTTGTCCGTCGAATGTTCCCGTAAGTCTTTGTCCACCCCATTCTCCCGCGATAAATTTCCCGAGGCCTTGAAAGATATTCGTGATCGCTGTGTTTGGGCTGGATTTCATGAGGTTGGAATAAGTGGTTCCATCGGAGAATTGGTCGCGGATGAGTTTTAATTGAAGGACCATCGCGTCCGTGATCGCTTTCATATAAGCTTTTCTTCTCGCTCCGCCAGCGGTCGCATTAGCAAAATCACTCACTGGGCGTTGTCCGGATATCTGATTGATCCCACCGTTGGAGAGATCTTGTCCCCAGAGAAGATATTCGATTGCGTGCCAGCCAACGGTGACTACTTTTTCATCGTTTCCTTCCGTTGCACCGGTCGCAGTAGCGTTTCCGTTTACGGCTAAGATCGCTGTATAGGTTGTAGCGCCGGCTCCTCCGATATAGTTGTCGATCGCCGATTCGTCCAAAGGCCAGGCATTCAAAAGGCCTTCACATTCTAATCCTCCGGATCCGTCTGCCGCGGCACCACAACCGATTATGTCGGAGTTATCGATCGGACCGGATGAAAAACGGAACGCTTCGGTTACGAGGTAAGAAGCTCGGGCGATCACATAAAGATTCTTTAAGTTTGTATGATCCGCGGCCGTTGGAGTCGCCGTTCCAGCAAACGTATTCACTGCAGTTTGAAGCGCAACAGCGTCCTTATAACTTTGATCGTAGGATTGATACCCCAATTGAAGATAACGATCTACCACTTGGGCCTTTGTCGCAGTGGGAACTGATCCTAAGGCTACGATTCCGGCGAGGATCGTCGAATCGTTGTTATTCTTATCCGATTTGCAATTCAGAATAAGAAAAGAAACCAGGAGGAAGAAGGTAGAAAGAAGAGATGTCTTTTTTAGATACATGAGAGTTTCCTAAATGTCTTTGAAAAAAGGTCCCGGTCGTGAGCTTTCGCCGACAACCGGGGAATTTTCGATGAACTGGTTGTTATGATATTGATACTAATTCTCAAAATCATATTTTTGGTCAATCGAAATTCTTTTGTCTGATTGAATTTGCGGGAACTCCCGCAGAAAAATCCGTGAAAAGGGGAGTTCTCCCATTTCGAAGTCGGAATTCGTCTTCGAAAAGTGGAAAGGAGTCGAGAAAAGTAGTAACTCACACTTCGAAATCGCAGGGCAATGGCCTGCGATTCCTTCGAAAGAGATCTCATTCTTAGGAGATCAGAGTTCAAAGCTGACTCCAACATTGATCTGACGAAAAGGTCCTACTTGGATTCCTTCAGGAAGACGACCGGAGATATAACGGACGTCCCCCAAATTCTTCCCTGAGATAAAGACGCTCCAACGTTTGATAGGATCCTTGTATCCAAAGTTTGCGTTTACGAGAGCATAAGCGGGAATCACTCCGGTTTCCCCGGAACTGTCCGAAGTAATATTCAAATATTGTAATACTTTTTTTCCGAGTGGATCCGTGATCGAATCCGCCCAATAAACGGTCCTAGTGTTTGTGTCGTCGTGGAACTGAGCGGAAAAATACTGATATTCCGCTCTTGCGTAAAATCCTTTTGGATGAACGTATCCGAAAGAAATCGTGGCGGTGTCTCTCGAAACATAGGGGACGTAATTTCCGTTCTTATCTCTTTGCGTGACTATAAAATCCAA harbors:
- a CDS encoding MAPEG family protein, which encodes MNPAIIALIGFAIWTIFLGIGVISIRTFKVLKGEKKSNEFPSGVEHGSSFYWRLNRAHVNCVENLPIFATLVLIGAFVGVLDSTFALVAKVILGARLVQTVAHLSSGSEIAVNIRFTAFVTQYGSFLSLIWQILHNSGMI
- a CDS encoding WD40/YVTN/BNR-like repeat-containing protein, producing the protein MGATASYAKFSFSDASNGWVFSISDPLLRTGDGGLTWTSVTHDMTGGSFQVVEFLNTTTGYALYGPYQSYKFYKTTDGGANWTLIPLPFSNGRLDDTFDAGAEKIYIAYKAKLFGSNDEFATVEEADLGLKLREYSYSNAVVNPACFMYCL
- a CDS encoding imelysin family protein, giving the protein MRSLEFSNKLRKSAELAKKVKILLLTFFVILPGIRCEEIGKISGAETLMVALFANASTGEFLNYTANQVAVPQFNKLLVASNQLKTSAATYQTTQNTTTLADLQTQWLATRRLFKQVEIFYINRSYLPSTYFHRLDGYILGETNRPVSTDLDTAAGTSPSSSTVDGYPLTRKGFAALEYFIFDDGTGTKTATAINTANGNAGRRAYIASLATVIQLDCQRLYNSWNSSFANELATGSNSFNGIKDAVDSFINGIVQLEYTNQDIRIGVPAGLTLAGTTQYPAKLESIFSDSSYRDLLSSVEGLELVYLGNGEADSRSLSYLVKLQNSSLDTRVKNKMTTLKNNLQSRINASATLKADLTGNLTFVDEQVYDLFKDLRNTFATEVIGILGANALPSNADGD
- the lruB gene encoding imelysin LruB codes for the protein MYLKKTSLLSTFFLLVSFLILNCKSDKNNNDSTILAGIVALGSVPTATKAQVVDRYLQLGYQSYDQSYKDAVALQTAVNTFAGTATPTAADHTNLKNLYVIARASYLVTEAFRFSSGPIDNSDIIGCGAAADGSGGLECEGLLNAWPLDESAIDNYIGGAGATTYTAILAVNGNATATGATEGNDEKVVTVGWHAIEYLLWGQDLSNGGINQISGQRPVSDFANATAGGARRKAYMKAITDAMVLQLKLIRDQFSDGTTYSNLMKSSPNTAITNIFQGLGKFIAGEWGGQRLTGTFDGQQEEEHSCFSDTTKADFYYDAQGVLNVWNGSYQIKKGTVLSTGPGLSTLFGTFTAPPIATQVTASRDVFCLNLPEQVADPNYTTSCPTGSLTGRYDQIIRNTDSEYNILFNTQKLIGDTLKKTITDAAKAVGVSITDFSI
- a CDS encoding di-heme oxidoredictase family protein, encoding MKNKIKKMKEEFSSFKVSTYSNIRKGFLFGILFVLFSQCGILDPKKKNNDLELATILLVLQNLDPGEQYSGGFTTTFDSTVNAFDLVAANLRDGGNIDFQGGNSFFNRLWVQGGNSASDGLGPVFNSTSCNGCHVKDGRGTPPASGSSVFSTMLIRVSKNGKDPITGGPVGLDNYGLQINDHGVAGPPLVPGEATTTVTFAEEPGTFPDGEAYSLRRPTFTISAWAFGTPPVVNQSPRTSPMIPGLGLLEAIPESTILSFADPNDLDGDGISGKPNTVWDAKLQKKVLGRFGWKANEPNLNQQNQGAFLGDIGITSPLFPTQNCTAAQANCLASTPGNNGTAEGTEISKKTADLVTLYTRLVSVPGRRNWTNADVVRGKELFTQVGCNACHKPYIFTGAIDGFPEISFQHIKPYTDLLLHDMGIDLADNREDFEATGTEWRTPPLWGTGLIQKVNGHNNLLHDGRARGHKEAILWHGGEALNSKNKFIALPKADRDKLILFLESL